A stretch of the Glycine soja cultivar W05 chromosome 13, ASM419377v2, whole genome shotgun sequence genome encodes the following:
- the LOC114382696 gene encoding uncharacterized protein LOC114382696, giving the protein MEADTDHSDFIQNYVNMESRDRKEAMELETKRDSFDKAACQALWAHPDIAWEWHPAVNTAGGLLCVWNNKTSRLISEFLKKGFIMLEGVWLADMQRVVVANIYAPCDIEGKRQLWQSLSRRKIQSQVNCRCLVGDFNCVRHPSERMGSNHNNPDTNLIAEFNDWLAVMEVDGIPYVGKPFTWVRPNGSCKRKLDRVLVSYEWLSKWPDSSQFNLERNYSNHCPVIMYSKCIDWGPKPFKVYDGWLMNKDYQKVVRDCWSETQPRGWGGYALKCKLQNLKQRLKNWSKDNIGDLGNKVKQIQQKLNDLENSMTTQPSDQQVQELKKTQADLWEKATLHESIMRQKSRSKWIKEGDSNTSYFHKIINHSRRRNALRGMLIDGIWVENPNLIKAKILQHFQNSFLNLICSDLIYMGLNSSFIAIIPKIKDPQYISDFKPISLIECVYKVIAKILTNRLSKVMNHLIDERQSNFVKGRQLLHGVLIANEVVEGARRSKRSCLVFKVDFEKAYDSVSWQFLFYMMRRMGFHDRWISWVKGCLTSASISIVVNGSPTTEFKPQRGLRQGDPLAPLLFDLVAERLTGMMREAISKHCFHNFMVGKNKVAVNILQFADDTIFFGEASMDYVKVIKAILRSFEMVSGMRINFAKTQFGAIGQSEEWCRLAANYLNCGPLHFPFCYLGLPIGINPRRKVVWEPIIRKFEARLNKWN; this is encoded by the exons ATGGAGGCAGATACAGACCATTCTGACTTTATCCAAAACTATGTCAATATGGAATCCAGAGACAGAAAAGAAGCTATGGAGTTGG AAACAAAGAGGGACTCTTTTGATAAGGCAGCTTGCCAGGCCTTGTGGGCGCACCCAGATATTGCTTGGGAATGGCACCCAGCTGTGAACACTGCTGGGGGGCTGCTGTGTGTTTGGAATAACAAAACTTCCAGGTTGATTTCAGAATTTCTGAAAAAGGGGTTCATTATGTTGGAAGGGGTTTGGTTGGCTGACATGCAGAGAGTTGTTGTGGCCAATATTTATGCTCCTTGTGATATAGAAGGTAAAAGACAGTTGTGGCAGAGTTTAAGTAGAAGGAAGATTCAGTCCCAAGTTAATTGCAGGTGTCTTGTAGGGGATTTTAATTGTGTTAGACATCCCTCTGAAAGAATGGGAAGCAATCACAATAATCCAGATACTAATCTTATAGCTGAATTCAATGATTGGCTTGCTGTTATGGAGGTAGATGGCATTCCTTATGTGGGTAAGCCCTTTACTTGGGTTAGGCCAAATGGATCATGCAAAAGAAAATTGGATAGAGTGCTAGTCTCTTATGAATGGTTATCTAAGTGGCCTGATAGCTCCCAATTTAACCTTGAAAGGAATTACTCTAATCATTGTCCTGTCATTATGTATTCTAAATGCATTGATTGGGGCCCTAAGCCTTTTAAGGTTTATGATGGTTGGTTAATGAATAAAGACTATCAGAAGGTGGTGAGGGATTGCTGGTCTGAAACTCAGCCTAGGGGGTGGGGTGGTTATGCTCTAAAATGCAAACTTCAGAACCTCAAGCAAAGGTTGAAAAATTGGAGTAAAGACAATATTGGAGACTTGGGCAACAAGGTGAAGCAGATCCAACAAAAGTTAAATGATTTGGAAAACTCTATGACAACTCAGCCTTCTGACCAGCAAGTCCAAGAGCTCAAGAAAACTCAAGCTGACCTTTGGGAAAAGGCTACTCTTCATGAGTCTATTATGAGacagaaatcaagaagcaaatggatcaaagAGGGAGACAGCAATACCTCTTACTTTCACAAAATTATTAATCACAGCAGGAGGAGAAATGCCTTGAGGGGGATGCTGATTGATGGTATCTGGGTAGAAAACCCTAATTTGATTAAGGCTAAAATTCTGCAGCATTTTCAGAACAGTTTTCTGAACCTCATCTGCTCAGACCTAATCTACATG GGTCTCAATTCATCATTCATTGCCATTATCCCTAAGATTAAGGACCCTCAATATATTAGTGATTTCAAACCCATATCCCTCATAGAATGTGTCTACAAAGTCATTGCTAAAATTCTAACTAATAGGCTTAGCAAGGTCATGAATCACCTCATAGATGAAAGGCAGTCAAACTTTGTCAAGGGTAGACAGCTGCTCCATGGAGTTCTGATTGCTAATGAGGTTGTTGAGGGGGCTAGGAGGTCAAAGAGGTCTTGCTTGGTGTTTAAAGTGGATTTCGAAAAAGCCTATGACTCTGtgtcttggcaattcctttttTATATGATGAGAAGAATGGGGTTTCATGACAGGTGGATTAGTTGGGTCAAGGGGTGCCTCACATCAGCCTCTATATCTATCGTAGTGAATGGAAGCCCAACTACTGAATTTAAGCCTCAAAGAGGTTTGAGACAAGGAGATCCTTTGGCCCCTTTATTGTTTGACTTGGTTGCTGAACGTTTGACAGGAATGATGAGGGAAGCAATATCCAAACACTGCTTCCACAACTTTATGGTGGGGAAGAACAAGGTTGCAGTGAATATCCTTCAATTTGCTGATGACACTATCTTTTTTGGGGAAGCTTCAATGGATTATGTTAAAGTTATCAAGGCTATTCTTAGAAGCTTTGAGATGGTTTCTGGCATGAGAATCAATTTTGCTAAGACCCAATTTGGAGCAATTGGGCAATCTGAGGAGTGGTGCAGACTTGCTGCTAACTACTTGAACTGTGGCCCTCTGCATTTTCCCTTCTGCTATCTAGGGCTACCTATAGGAATCAATCCGAGAAGGAAGGTGGTGTGGGAGCCTATAATAAGAAAATTCGAGGCTAGGCTGAATAAATGGAACTAG